A single region of the Gracilibacillus caseinilyticus genome encodes:
- a CDS encoding methyl-accepting chemotaxis protein, with translation MRKLRQLRFKLPATMILLLIIPISFVGYISYQQTEILERAIVQKDDIVEISPKYNKTFDKYEAFLSDLSTLEEINYQKVQTSDLEESTSSNMPVMNNPKLTRFYEAFLSEQAKNMEYILNLYVATPDNALYMDKNTDNADLSGYKATETDWYYKATANPDQLIWSKPYLDTATDKPTITLAQTIQGDDGSIIGVVALDFDMYTLVSDMRQDLLQSTLITMAIAVVIGLLIVLLIVRLINRNIAVVKTELNYLAQGDLSRPDVKVEGKDEFEELAQAMNTLKDNLYGTINQLMMATGQVLGQSSTLKQSSEQVKEGSEQIAATMEELSSGSESQASHASDLASAMDQYNQRVNSVVEYGNQIAGESAQVMDLSQQGKQAIDSSVNQMRTIHKMVQSSYHKVQGLDKRTEEIDSIVEVIKEIADQTNLLALNAAIEAARAGESGKGFAVVADEVRKLAEQVTNSIADITNLVANIQTESNQVAQSLEAGYQEVENGTEQMRHTGDNFSTINQSIAEMVNRIKQMGNNLKEVNEHSAEMHRSVDEIAAVSQESAAAVEETAASAEETNHSMEEVSRSAQELEALAGSLEKQIEKFKIV, from the coding sequence ATGCGAAAGTTACGACAGTTACGATTTAAGTTACCTGCTACTATGATTTTGTTACTCATTATCCCAATAAGTTTCGTTGGGTATATATCCTACCAACAGACAGAAATTTTAGAAAGAGCAATAGTACAGAAGGATGATATCGTTGAAATATCACCTAAATACAATAAAACCTTCGATAAATATGAAGCATTTTTATCTGACTTGTCTACATTAGAGGAAATAAACTATCAGAAGGTGCAGACGTCAGATCTTGAGGAATCAACTTCTTCTAATATGCCTGTGATGAACAACCCGAAATTAACGAGATTTTATGAAGCCTTTTTATCAGAACAAGCTAAAAATATGGAATATATACTTAATCTATATGTTGCCACACCTGATAATGCACTTTATATGGACAAAAATACAGATAATGCGGATTTATCTGGTTATAAAGCTACTGAAACAGATTGGTATTATAAAGCTACTGCTAATCCGGACCAATTAATCTGGTCAAAACCTTATTTAGATACGGCAACTGATAAACCAACTATTACATTAGCTCAAACCATTCAAGGAGATGATGGTTCCATTATCGGAGTAGTAGCTCTAGATTTTGATATGTATACCTTAGTATCTGATATGAGACAGGACCTTCTCCAATCTACCTTAATTACAATGGCCATAGCGGTTGTGATTGGGCTTTTAATCGTACTCCTTATTGTGAGATTAATTAATCGCAATATTGCCGTCGTTAAAACCGAGCTCAATTATTTAGCACAAGGTGATTTGTCCAGACCGGATGTTAAAGTAGAAGGAAAAGACGAATTTGAAGAATTAGCACAAGCTATGAATACATTGAAAGATAATCTATATGGAACTATTAATCAATTAATGATGGCAACTGGCCAGGTGTTAGGACAAAGCAGTACATTAAAGCAGTCCTCTGAACAAGTAAAAGAGGGCAGTGAACAAATAGCTGCAACAATGGAAGAATTATCTTCTGGAAGTGAGTCACAAGCAAGCCATGCTTCTGACTTGGCAAGTGCAATGGATCAATACAACCAGAGAGTGAACAGTGTTGTCGAATATGGGAACCAAATCGCAGGTGAATCAGCACAAGTAATGGATTTAAGCCAGCAAGGAAAACAAGCCATTGATAGTTCAGTTAATCAAATGAGAACGATTCATAAAATGGTACAGTCATCCTATCATAAAGTACAAGGATTGGATAAACGGACAGAAGAAATTGATAGTATTGTAGAAGTAATAAAAGAGATTGCTGACCAAACGAATTTGTTAGCGTTGAATGCAGCAATAGAAGCAGCAAGAGCGGGTGAATCTGGAAAAGGGTTTGCTGTTGTAGCTGATGAGGTAAGAAAACTGGCAGAACAAGTCACGAATTCTATTGCGGATATTACGAATCTGGTAGCAAATATTCAGACAGAGTCAAATCAAGTAGCACAATCGTTAGAAGCGGGATATCAGGAAGTAGAAAACGGTACGGAGCAAATGCGACATACAGGTGATAACTTCTCTACGATTAATCAATCGATCGCAGAAATGGTAAACCGTATCAAGCAAATGGGGAATAACTTAAAAGAGGTCAATGAACACAGCGCGGAAATGCATCGGTCAGTGGACGAAATTGCTGCTGTTAGTCAGGAATCTGCTGCTGCAGTTGAGGAAACAGCTGCATCAGCTGAAGAAACAAATCATTCAATGGAAGAAGTTTCGCGTAGTGCACAGGAATTAGAAGCTTTGGCAGGATCTTTAGAAAAGCAAATAGAAAAATTTAAAATAGTCTAA
- a CDS encoding EAL domain-containing protein, which yields MIIPTNMMSVKLGVAIVKSALRITSVYVLIGVLWILFSDFSNIILQRLASALWIDQHTFMHLIFLTITSCLLYYLIRILTKKYEKELQSRIVTELLATESLEENQRLLHLFDQISSGIILVDPDQADDPIVYVNKGFEEITGYTADEVVGRNCRILHGRNTREEDITSVQKALNQFQSVQVEIKNYKKNGDEFWNELKIKPVMNKEKRFLIGIQNDITEKKNQSVLVENQFLIVKKLLEQSDKQKAFREVCKIVDEQTGYQSLIFQKDIQTMQLRTYATYSLPQEFLDELIDFPIKKKEGISGEAAFYNKTIIIDNLLSLENTKYVDLSQRYGIQTIWSTPINTSTDDVIGVFTLYRKNLHTPSEQEIRALETYAYIIGQVMENLNFQETIKESNYRFRLIAENTTDIICLINAKKDLQYVSPSIKQLIGNNISRHNIEKMFSDTSKQTIQYLIHYLLYVKEEDNTEIEVTDHRGHLKWLDVKGKRVVDQNNETSLLFLARDVTSRKQYQESLDRILYFDPVTQLPNKYKLRKELDYLVQAKYRFNLLLLDFDQMKEIKSMYGIKAWDYVMMEMSKRLRDHFQPIVLARSGEDEFCLITKLTKKQLERVMLKFFDKLRLPWRYEEQEFLASVSIGVVCYEKQTADMMILQGQEALQIAKSFGKNQFYFYFNDQANDKNRELHIKRYLYQAMDQKELELYYQPQIDLKKGEITGLEALLRWNNQQLGVVSPGEFIGVAEETGWIVPISDYVMEKIVDDIVKWNKQGHYFHVSINISYKQMKEADFVDKVKNLLGKKGCPAQQISFEITESLLLEDLELSLHLLHQLHTFGIGIEVDDFGVGYSSLAYLKKFPIDVLKIDRSFVMDLFQDHKNTAILQAIMEMSKALELSVIAEGVENFEQIKLLEELGCQIFQGYWFSRPVKQEELISTIHYINQEKLTAFSL from the coding sequence ATGATAATACCAACTAATATGATGTCAGTGAAACTAGGGGTGGCGATAGTGAAAAGCGCACTTCGAATTACGAGTGTCTATGTTTTGATTGGTGTTTTATGGATCCTTTTTTCTGACTTTTCCAACATAATTCTACAACGGTTAGCTTCTGCTTTATGGATAGATCAACATACATTCATGCATTTGATTTTCCTCACCATAACATCTTGTTTACTTTATTATTTAATACGAATACTAACAAAAAAATATGAAAAAGAATTACAATCACGAATTGTAACAGAGTTACTTGCTACAGAATCACTGGAAGAGAACCAAAGATTATTACACCTGTTTGACCAAATTTCCAGTGGGATAATTTTAGTTGATCCTGATCAAGCGGACGATCCCATCGTCTATGTGAATAAAGGATTTGAAGAGATTACCGGCTATACTGCAGATGAAGTGGTAGGACGGAATTGCAGGATTCTTCATGGTCGAAATACGCGGGAAGAAGATATTACCAGCGTTCAAAAAGCTTTAAATCAATTCCAATCAGTTCAGGTAGAAATAAAAAATTATAAAAAAAATGGCGATGAATTCTGGAATGAACTTAAAATTAAACCAGTAATGAATAAGGAGAAAAGATTTTTAATAGGCATTCAAAATGACATTACGGAAAAAAAGAATCAGTCTGTTCTAGTAGAAAACCAATTTCTGATCGTTAAAAAATTACTGGAACAATCAGATAAACAAAAAGCCTTTCGAGAAGTTTGTAAAATCGTAGATGAACAGACAGGCTACCAAAGTTTAATTTTTCAGAAGGACATTCAGACAATGCAATTGCGTACATATGCTACTTATTCCTTGCCACAGGAATTTTTAGATGAACTAATTGACTTCCCCATTAAAAAGAAGGAAGGAATTAGCGGGGAAGCCGCATTCTATAATAAAACTATCATCATCGATAATCTGTTATCACTTGAAAATACAAAATATGTAGATTTATCACAAAGGTACGGAATTCAGACAATCTGGTCGACACCAATCAATACAAGTACAGATGACGTCATTGGTGTCTTCACCCTATATCGCAAAAATCTTCATACTCCTTCGGAACAGGAAATAAGAGCGTTGGAAACCTATGCTTATATTATTGGACAAGTGATGGAGAATTTAAATTTCCAGGAAACGATTAAAGAGAGTAATTACCGTTTCCGATTAATTGCTGAAAATACTACAGATATTATTTGTCTGATCAATGCGAAAAAAGACTTGCAATATGTTTCACCATCGATCAAGCAATTAATAGGCAATAACATTTCACGTCATAATATTGAGAAAATGTTTAGTGACACTTCAAAACAGACGATTCAATATCTTATTCATTATTTATTATATGTTAAAGAAGAGGATAATACTGAAATAGAGGTAACAGATCACCGTGGTCATTTGAAATGGCTGGATGTGAAAGGAAAGCGTGTGGTTGATCAAAACAATGAAACAAGTTTGTTGTTTTTAGCAAGGGATGTAACGTCCAGAAAGCAATATCAGGAATCTTTAGATAGAATTCTTTACTTTGATCCGGTAACACAATTACCTAATAAATATAAGCTGAGAAAAGAGTTGGACTATCTAGTACAAGCAAAATATCGCTTTAACCTTCTGCTACTTGATTTTGATCAGATGAAAGAAATCAAAAGTATGTACGGAATAAAGGCTTGGGATTATGTGATGATGGAAATGTCAAAAAGGTTAAGGGACCACTTTCAACCAATCGTATTAGCACGGAGTGGGGAAGATGAGTTTTGTCTGATTACGAAACTTACTAAGAAACAGCTGGAACGGGTAATGCTGAAATTTTTCGACAAATTGAGACTCCCTTGGAGATATGAAGAGCAAGAATTTTTAGCTAGCGTATCGATAGGTGTGGTTTGTTATGAAAAGCAAACAGCAGATATGATGATTTTACAAGGGCAGGAAGCATTGCAGATAGCTAAAAGCTTTGGCAAAAATCAATTTTATTTTTATTTCAATGATCAAGCCAATGATAAAAACCGAGAGTTACATATTAAGCGATATTTATACCAAGCAATGGATCAAAAAGAATTGGAGTTATATTATCAGCCGCAAATCGACCTGAAAAAGGGTGAAATTACAGGGTTAGAAGCATTGTTACGATGGAATAATCAACAATTAGGTGTGGTATCACCAGGGGAATTTATTGGTGTAGCTGAAGAGACCGGATGGATCGTGCCAATAAGTGATTATGTGATGGAGAAAATCGTTGATGATATTGTAAAATGGAATAAACAGGGACATTATTTCCATGTGTCCATTAATATTTCTTACAAGCAAATGAAAGAAGCTGATTTTGTTGATAAAGTCAAAAATTTATTAGGAAAAAAAGGTTGTCCTGCACAACAAATCAGTTTTGAAATTACAGAGAGCTTATTATTAGAGGATTTAGAACTTTCCTTACATCTTCTGCATCAACTTCATACATTTGGAATTGGAATAGAGGTTGACGACTTCGGGGTTGGTTATTCCTCCTTAGCTTATTTGAAGAAATTCCCGATTGATGTATTGAAAATTGACCGGTCCTTTGTGATGGACCTTTTTCAAGATCATAAAAATACAGCGATTCTGCAAGCAATTATGGAGATGAGTAAAGCGCTTGAATTGAGCGTGATAGCAGAAGGTGTCGAAAACTTCGAACAAATAAAATTATTAGAAGAACTTGGTTGTCAGATATTCCAAGGTTACTGGTTTTCAAGACCGGTAAAACAAGAAGAACTTATATCAACTATACATTATATTAATCAAGAGAAACTAACAGCTTTTAGTTTATAA
- the rhaM gene encoding L-rhamnose mutarotase, with protein sequence MVRKGFLMKVYPDMHEEYEKRHNEIWPEMVEELHRHGAKNYSIFLDKETSTLFGYVEIEDEVLWSKIATTEINKKWWDFMEPVMETNTDNSPVTTDLQEVFHMD encoded by the coding sequence ATGGTCCGCAAAGGCTTTTTAATGAAGGTGTACCCAGATATGCATGAAGAATATGAAAAACGCCATAACGAAATATGGCCAGAAATGGTAGAAGAATTGCATCGTCATGGGGCTAAAAATTATTCGATTTTTCTTGATAAAGAAACTAGCACGTTGTTTGGTTACGTAGAAATCGAAGATGAAGTGTTATGGAGCAAAATAGCCACCACTGAAATTAATAAAAAATGGTGGGACTTTATGGAACCAGTTATGGAAACGAATACAGATAATAGTCCAGTAACGACTGATTTACAAGAAGTATTTCATATGGACTAA
- a CDS encoding MFS transporter encodes MGKAIKRKETTGWLATIAIAMANYIEAGAIIAAASSLTLWQTYLGIDSVGVGLLSALSANALGAAVGALLGGYITDKYGRKIVFNYDLLVYMFGILLIMLSFNFPMLLIGTIITGVAVGVAVPVSWTYIAEEAPSKQRAARVGASQLAWSIGPMITFALAVLLEPLGLLGSRIIFFHLLVVAFVTWILRRGLPESRIWTEDNLKRQQEQKKTKIKKSSLKELFSLAVNRQALFLLIGIYLFWNLTAGAMGYFMPYIYENVGGLSNGQANLLQAFLWMFTVLTTYFGFMKLADKVSQRFLFGLGAAVGVVAWIILTFMPMNWVSLVLFVVLWGSAAGIGAQAFYALWTSELFITRYRASAQGFMYFLVRTGIAIWSFILPILMDALSFTVAGVVMIIFLVIHLIIGIALAPKTRGKTLEQIEEERYGV; translated from the coding sequence ATGGGGAAAGCTATAAAAAGAAAAGAAACAACAGGATGGTTAGCAACAATAGCGATCGCTATGGCAAATTATATTGAAGCTGGGGCTATTATAGCTGCAGCCAGCAGTTTAACGTTATGGCAAACATATCTTGGCATTGACAGTGTAGGAGTAGGTTTACTAAGTGCATTAAGTGCAAACGCTTTAGGAGCTGCTGTTGGTGCACTTTTAGGTGGGTATATTACGGATAAATACGGTCGAAAAATCGTTTTTAATTACGATTTGCTAGTTTATATGTTTGGTATTTTATTAATTATGTTATCGTTTAACTTCCCGATGTTACTAATCGGTACAATTATTACTGGTGTCGCTGTTGGGGTTGCAGTACCTGTATCTTGGACTTACATCGCAGAAGAAGCACCTTCTAAACAACGTGCAGCACGAGTAGGAGCTTCACAATTAGCTTGGTCTATTGGACCGATGATTACTTTTGCGCTTGCAGTATTACTCGAGCCATTAGGATTATTAGGTTCTCGTATCATTTTCTTTCATTTGCTTGTGGTAGCCTTTGTCACATGGATTTTAAGACGTGGTTTACCAGAATCACGAATCTGGACAGAGGATAATTTGAAAAGACAGCAAGAACAGAAAAAGACTAAAATAAAGAAAAGCTCTTTAAAAGAGTTGTTTTCATTAGCAGTTAACAGACAAGCTTTATTCCTGCTAATCGGAATTTATTTATTCTGGAATTTAACTGCTGGTGCAATGGGTTACTTTATGCCGTATATTTATGAAAATGTAGGCGGTTTATCGAATGGACAAGCTAACTTACTTCAGGCATTCTTATGGATGTTTACCGTTCTGACAACATATTTCGGTTTTATGAAATTGGCGGATAAAGTAAGTCAGCGCTTCCTTTTTGGATTGGGTGCAGCAGTAGGTGTAGTAGCTTGGATCATTCTAACTTTTATGCCAATGAACTGGGTTTCATTAGTATTGTTTGTGGTGTTGTGGGGTTCAGCTGCAGGTATTGGTGCACAAGCATTTTATGCCCTGTGGACAAGCGAACTATTTATTACGCGTTACCGTGCTAGTGCGCAAGGTTTTATGTATTTCTTAGTACGTACCGGTATTGCTATTTGGTCCTTTATTTTGCCAATTTTAATGGATGCACTCAGCTTCACAGTAGCTGGTGTTGTAATGATTATATTCCTGGTTATTCATTTGATTATTGGTATAGCATTAGCGCCAAAAACAAGAGGAAAAACATTAGAACAAATTGAAGAAGAACGGTATGGGGTATAA
- a CDS encoding metal-sensitive transcriptional regulator, protein MEYDAKVINRMKRIEGQIRGLIKMMDEGKDCRDVVTQMSACRSALDRTAALIVSTNLEKCIREEQESGQSSEDLIKEAVNLLVKSR, encoded by the coding sequence ATGGAATACGATGCAAAAGTAATCAACCGAATGAAACGGATTGAAGGACAGATCCGTGGATTAATTAAGATGATGGATGAAGGCAAGGATTGTAGAGATGTCGTTACGCAGATGTCTGCTTGTCGAAGTGCACTAGATAGAACGGCAGCATTAATCGTTAGTACAAATCTTGAAAAATGCATTCGAGAGGAACAGGAATCTGGTCAAAGCTCGGAAGATTTGATAAAAGAAGCGGTAAATTTACTAGTAAAGAGTCGTTAA
- a CDS encoding rhodanese-like domain-containing protein, which yields MNEIQPNQLAEKLKEGEKLHIVDVREDEEVAQGMIPGAIQIRLGEIPDRLDEFDQNQHYYMICRSGARSGRATEYLEANGIKATNMTGGMLAWEDEVVLP from the coding sequence ATGAACGAAATTCAACCAAATCAACTAGCTGAAAAATTAAAAGAAGGAGAAAAACTTCATATCGTAGATGTTCGTGAGGATGAAGAAGTAGCACAAGGGATGATCCCAGGAGCAATACAAATCCGTTTAGGAGAAATACCAGATCGGTTGGATGAATTTGATCAGAACCAACATTACTATATGATCTGCCGTTCAGGTGCAAGAAGTGGACGTGCTACAGAATATCTAGAAGCAAATGGTATTAAAGCGACAAACATGACAGGTGGCATGCTAGCGTGGGAAGATGAAGTCGTATTACCATAA
- a CDS encoding diguanylate cyclase domain-containing protein has translation MRNRDYKLVSLFFFILALTVMAQYLSIPLIFGVTLSFSSILYLAAIRIFGVRFALLLVSVMSGITYFTGMDNGFVFYSIIEVLLIGSLYVTKRKDLFTWSFAYSLLIFLVYSLIVLFYSDLLPHSRELTDFLVVQSVTEILFAALVADIVCDYLPLVPKFKKYFRHQHRLYFGQVISHILIFSAVLPLLIIILVNTKEMENDLYQLYHEEHQQLIEQVQYKIDEMDSTEIQNYDLNAISEKARIKEVFDHFIGHTNKRIFILDKDNQLWVDANQLTAKTNIEYFTTGFVKEIHTDGSIWLPIRTPTIFDWAQGYYIGEMNFLNKSTYLVIPTQSEVLELTRNLIDYLLFALFVLFVALFFGMLVNRILSNSLTRLTQMTSDLPEKMQRQERFFWRDTSIFEFSKLGLNIEKVANRLQSMFIEVRKKNELLTARTDQLMASEAKLYQLAHFDTLTNLPNRHSFHTDLSECLDREIREERLAIIFIDLDKFKQVNDTLGHSGGDLLLKVLAKRLKEFQRSKPVIFYRLAGDEFVGIVEIAQNEEVDQLCEELLSIIQQPLLINQKEMLLSASIGLSFFPDHGNTIDELLHHADTLMYEEKKLHHRTLETAKKTDS, from the coding sequence ATGCGCAATAGAGATTACAAGCTTGTTAGTTTATTTTTTTTTATACTTGCGTTGACTGTCATGGCGCAATATCTTTCCATCCCTTTGATCTTCGGTGTTACATTAAGCTTTTCGTCAATCCTCTACCTAGCTGCTATACGCATATTCGGTGTGCGATTCGCTCTTCTGTTAGTAAGTGTAATGAGCGGTATCACTTACTTCACGGGAATGGATAACGGCTTTGTTTTCTATAGCATAATAGAAGTATTACTAATTGGTTCTTTATATGTGACAAAAAGGAAAGACTTGTTCACCTGGAGTTTTGCGTATTCTTTATTGATATTTTTAGTATATTCTTTAATCGTCTTATTTTATTCAGATCTATTACCTCATTCCCGTGAATTGACAGATTTTCTAGTTGTACAATCGGTGACAGAAATATTGTTTGCTGCACTTGTTGCGGATATAGTTTGTGATTATCTACCTCTTGTACCGAAATTTAAGAAGTACTTTCGGCATCAGCATCGCTTATATTTTGGGCAAGTCATTTCACATATATTAATCTTTTCTGCAGTTCTTCCATTACTGATCATTATTTTAGTGAACACCAAAGAGATGGAGAATGATTTATATCAGCTTTATCACGAAGAGCATCAGCAGTTAATAGAGCAGGTTCAATATAAAATTGATGAAATGGATTCCACTGAAATTCAAAACTATGATTTGAATGCGATATCGGAAAAAGCAAGAATCAAGGAAGTATTTGATCATTTTATCGGACATACAAATAAACGAATTTTCATTCTAGACAAGGATAATCAATTATGGGTAGATGCTAATCAATTGACAGCTAAAACGAATATTGAATATTTTACAACTGGTTTTGTGAAAGAGATACATACGGATGGTTCCATTTGGCTGCCGATAAGAACTCCCACTATCTTTGATTGGGCACAAGGTTATTACATAGGTGAAATGAATTTTTTGAATAAAAGTACCTATCTGGTCATTCCGACGCAAAGTGAAGTATTGGAATTAACTCGTAACTTAATTGATTATTTACTATTTGCATTATTCGTATTGTTTGTGGCTTTATTCTTTGGCATGCTTGTCAATAGAATTTTATCAAATTCCTTAACTCGTCTTACCCAAATGACGAGTGATCTTCCTGAAAAAATGCAGCGACAGGAACGGTTCTTCTGGCGTGATACATCTATTTTTGAATTTTCGAAATTAGGATTAAATATTGAAAAAGTGGCAAATCGTCTTCAGTCGATGTTTATCGAAGTCAGAAAGAAAAATGAGCTATTAACTGCCCGAACAGATCAATTGATGGCATCAGAAGCAAAACTATACCAATTAGCACACTTTGATACATTAACTAATTTACCAAATCGGCATTCCTTTCACACGGATTTAAGTGAATGTTTAGATCGTGAGATCCGCGAAGAGCGCCTTGCTATTATTTTTATAGATTTAGATAAATTTAAACAAGTAAATGATACTCTCGGCCATAGTGGTGGGGATTTGCTTTTAAAAGTATTGGCAAAGAGATTAAAAGAATTTCAACGATCAAAGCCCGTTATTTTTTACCGTTTGGCCGGTGATGAATTTGTAGGTATTGTAGAAATAGCACAGAATGAAGAAGTCGACCAACTATGCGAAGAGTTACTATCAATTATTCAGCAGCCACTTCTGATTAATCAAAAAGAAATGCTTCTATCTGCCAGTATCGGATTGAGCTTCTTTCCGGATCACGGAAACACAATTGACGAATTATTGCACCATGCAGATACGCTAATGTATGAAGAGAAAAAGCTGCATCATAGAACGCTGGAAACAGCTAAGAAGACAGACAGTTGA
- a CDS encoding YozQ family protein: MNPNKKAKVGEKNYQPDDYKQTDELSKGLAETHEQAIDTLKEGYNEEAEKKDF; the protein is encoded by the coding sequence ATGAATCCAAATAAAAAAGCAAAAGTCGGAGAAAAAAATTATCAACCCGACGATTATAAGCAAACAGATGAACTTAGCAAAGGTTTAGCAGAAACACATGAACAAGCCATTGACACTTTAAAAGAAGGATATAACGAAGAGGCCGAGAAAAAGGATTTCTAG
- a CDS encoding alpha/beta fold hydrolase: MFIEVGQLNIHYKQTGEGRPIVMLHGWGTSLDLFDDLQQKLSNHFQVTSLDFPGFGASDDPSESWNVDQYTDFLEKFLQKLQITNPILIGHSFGGRVSIKYADRHQQGVHKIILIGSAGIKPKRKVDYYVKVYSYKTLKKVLSLPGINRYKDDIIAKYRGKAGSADYQNASRVMQQTLSKVVNEDLQHHMPNIKAPTLLIWGANDTATPVSDAKVMEQLIPNAGLAVIENATHYVFLEHKQRVAIIIDTFLEEDKGAV; encoded by the coding sequence GTGTTTATCGAAGTCGGTCAATTAAACATACATTATAAACAAACTGGAGAGGGGCGCCCGATTGTGATGCTGCATGGTTGGGGAACGAGTCTCGATTTATTTGATGACCTGCAGCAGAAGCTGAGTAACCATTTTCAGGTTACTTCACTTGATTTTCCTGGATTTGGAGCGAGTGATGATCCGAGTGAATCATGGAATGTCGATCAATACACCGATTTTTTAGAGAAGTTTCTGCAAAAATTACAAATAACCAATCCTATTTTAATTGGTCATTCTTTTGGCGGACGGGTATCGATTAAGTATGCTGATCGTCATCAGCAAGGTGTGCACAAAATCATCTTGATAGGCAGTGCCGGAATCAAGCCGAAGCGCAAAGTAGATTATTATGTGAAAGTATACAGCTATAAAACATTAAAGAAAGTGCTTAGTTTACCGGGCATTAACCGGTATAAAGACGATATTATTGCGAAATATCGAGGAAAAGCAGGTTCGGCTGACTATCAAAATGCTTCACGTGTGATGCAGCAAACATTAAGCAAAGTCGTGAATGAAGATCTGCAGCATCATATGCCAAATATTAAAGCACCTACTTTACTTATTTGGGGAGCAAATGATACTGCTACACCCGTTAGTGATGCAAAGGTAATGGAACAGCTGATCCCTAATGCGGGTCTGGCCGTCATTGAAAATGCTACTCATTACGTGTTTCTTGAACACAAGCAGAGGGTAGCCATTATTATAGATACTTTTTTAGAAGAAGATAAAGGAGCAGTTTGA